The following proteins come from a genomic window of Chlamydiales bacterium:
- the nqrC gene encoding NADH:ubiquinone reductase (Na(+)-transporting) subunit C, whose translation MVGLKNKRVPHTDFQILLFMTSLCCICGLLLSVIAYLLHTPQEEAKNFDQSRQMLIAAKILNNTGYFEIFDEATEKITPAQYDHHQNILIEVEGEPPIASDEEIKELANARIRPLLTTIKGEISTLEEQKVILSDYLEKHHQTGYASLPYKLFYAILPNESNAMEVTSEEVIKDLKKISVFVIPVSGFGLWGPIYGYLALNPHNDKVIGTTWYEHAETPGLGANIGEPWWQKQFFGKEIFQASVDGNPDLQTSDMGIIVVKGKVSDVYRDSPKARSAVDGISGATLTGDGVTAAYKNSLTPYREFLIKYKENTSND comes from the coding sequence GTGGTCGGACTAAAAAATAAACGAGTTCCTCATACTGATTTTCAAATTCTTCTCTTCATGACTTCTCTTTGTTGTATCTGTGGCTTACTTTTATCTGTCATTGCTTACCTTTTGCATACACCTCAAGAAGAAGCAAAGAATTTCGATCAAAGCAGACAAATGTTAATTGCTGCAAAAATTCTTAATAACACGGGGTATTTTGAAATTTTTGATGAGGCAACAGAAAAAATTACTCCAGCCCAATATGATCACCATCAAAACATTCTTATTGAAGTAGAGGGAGAACCTCCAATAGCTTCTGATGAAGAGATTAAAGAGCTTGCTAATGCTCGTATCCGTCCTTTACTTACAACAATTAAAGGAGAAATATCTACATTAGAAGAGCAAAAAGTCATTCTATCCGATTATCTCGAAAAACATCACCAAACAGGATACGCCTCTCTTCCTTATAAACTCTTCTATGCAATTTTACCTAATGAATCAAATGCAATGGAAGTGACCTCAGAAGAGGTGATCAAGGATCTGAAAAAAATCTCTGTCTTTGTCATCCCTGTTTCTGGTTTTGGGCTGTGGGGGCCAATCTATGGCTATCTTGCTCTTAATCCACATAACGATAAAGTCATTGGAACCACTTGGTATGAACATGCAGAAACTCCAGGTTTAGGAGCAAACATTGGTGAACCATGGTGGCAAAAGCAGTTTTTTGGGAAAGAAATTTTTCAAGCCTCAGTAGATGGTAATCCCGATTTACAAACAAGCGATATGGGAATTATTGTTGTCAAAGGCAAGGTAAGCGATGTATATAGAGATTCACCTAAAGCTAGAAGTGCTGTCGATGGAATTTCAGGAGCTACACTGACTGGTGATGGGGTCACAGCTGCTTATAAAAATTCTCTTACTCCGTATAGGGAATTTTTAATTAAATATAAGGAAAATACATCAAATGACTAA
- the nqrD gene encoding NADH:ubiquinone reductase (Na(+)-transporting) subunit D, which translates to MTKELNLKTYFLDPLWKSNQILIAILGICSALAVTTTLNTALTMAIAVSLVTGFSCFFVSILRRVTPDSVRMITQLAIISSFVITVDQFLRAYFFNISKTLSVFVGLIITNCIVMGRTESMARHVSPIPAFLDGLSAGLGYGYILFLVAGLREFFGFGQLFGIQIIPESWYATAEHPDRYQNFGIMVLAPAAFFILGFFIWITNLINKKDKST; encoded by the coding sequence ATGACTAAAGAGCTTAATCTTAAAACCTATTTTCTAGATCCTCTTTGGAAAAGTAACCAGATCTTAATTGCTATTTTAGGTATTTGTTCTGCTCTTGCTGTGACCACCACGCTAAATACCGCTTTAACCATGGCAATTGCAGTCAGCCTCGTAACAGGATTTTCTTGTTTCTTCGTTTCAATTTTGCGTCGCGTGACTCCTGATAGTGTACGAATGATTACTCAGCTTGCCATTATTTCTTCTTTTGTTATCACCGTCGATCAATTTTTACGCGCCTATTTTTTTAATATTTCTAAAACTCTTTCCGTGTTTGTAGGTTTGATTATTACAAACTGTATTGTGATGGGTCGAACTGAAAGTATGGCTCGTCATGTTTCTCCGATTCCTGCTTTTTTGGATGGATTATCTGCAGGTCTTGGATATGGATATATTCTTTTTTTAGTTGCTGGATTGCGCGAATTTTTCGGATTTGGTCAGCTCTTTGGCATCCAAATTATCCCTGAAAGTTGGTATGCAACAGCAGAACATCCTGATCGTTATCAAAATTTTGGTATCATGGTCCTCGCGCCAGCAGCTTTTTTTATTCTTGGTTTTTTTATCTGGATCACGAATCTCATAAATAAAAAAGATAAATCAACATAA
- the nqrE gene encoding NADH:ubiquinone reductase (Na(+)-transporting) subunit E encodes MWIGNYTLLNLFGLLIQSVFIQNILLSYFLGMCSYLACSNRLTTANGLGMAVTVVLTASGVLNWFVFYFVTKQGALSWLDFLGFNFGEVDLSFLNLIIFISVIAAFVQILEIIIERFSPPLYHALGMFLPLITVNCAILGGVLFATTREYPLIANVIFSFGSGLGWWLAIALIAAIREKLTYSNIPKGLEGMGITFIMTGLMAMAFMGLLGIDLATPTGQKTPTIQEDLFKTSETPLAYP; translated from the coding sequence ATGTGGATAGGAAATTATACATTATTAAATCTTTTTGGTTTGCTGATCCAATCAGTTTTCATCCAAAATATTCTTCTTTCCTATTTTTTAGGAATGTGTAGCTATCTAGCTTGCTCTAATCGCCTTACTACAGCCAATGGACTTGGAATGGCAGTCACTGTTGTATTAACTGCTTCCGGTGTACTAAATTGGTTTGTATTTTATTTTGTCACAAAACAAGGAGCACTTTCTTGGCTTGATTTTCTTGGTTTCAACTTTGGAGAAGTAGATTTAAGTTTTCTAAATCTCATTATTTTTATTTCTGTCATTGCAGCTTTTGTACAGATCCTTGAAATCATTATCGAAAGGTTTTCTCCTCCTCTTTATCACGCTCTAGGAATGTTCTTACCATTAATTACAGTGAACTGTGCGATTCTTGGTGGAGTGTTATTTGCAACTACACGTGAATATCCATTAATCGCCAATGTGATCTTCTCATTTGGATCAGGATTGGGGTGGTGGCTAGCTATTGCATTGATCGCAGCTATTCGTGAAAAACTGACTTATTCTAATATTCCCAAAGGACTTGAAGGAATGGGTATCACATTTATTATGACAGGATTAATGGCTATGGCCTTTATGGGTTTACTCGGGATAGATCTTGCCACTCCTACGGGTCAAAAAACCCCTACCATTCAAGAAGATCTGTTCAAAACATCTGAGACGCCTCTTGCATATCCTTGA
- the gcvH gene encoding glycine cleavage system protein GcvH has product MKYTESHEWIVVNEEIATVGISDYAEKEFGEIVYIELPVEGSSVKAGDEVIVLESTKAAVDIYTPVSGTIVAINSSLRDHPEKVNTSAEENGWLFKIRLSNPAELDLLMDKETYQKYIKNV; this is encoded by the coding sequence ATGAAATATACAGAATCACATGAATGGATAGTAGTGAATGAAGAGATTGCTACAGTCGGAATCTCTGATTATGCAGAAAAAGAGTTTGGGGAAATTGTCTATATTGAACTGCCAGTTGAAGGATCTTCTGTTAAGGCAGGAGATGAAGTGATTGTTTTAGAATCAACTAAAGCAGCTGTTGATATCTATACTCCTGTGAGTGGGACGATTGTTGCGATCAACTCTTCATTACGCGATCATCCAGAAAAGGTCAATACCTCTGCAGAAGAGAATGGTTGGCTTTTTAAAATTCGGTTAAGTAACCCAGCGGAACTTGATCTTCTTATGGATAAAGAAACATATCAAAAATATATTAAAAATGTTTGA
- a CDS encoding phosphatidylserine/phosphatidylglycerophosphate/cardiolipin synthase family protein: protein MYLLSLIILLFTFNLAKADEDNAVIVCKNSLETVEWDLEFIRHAHHSIDFAPCFFGGEIARKFLAAIESRLEVCPDLQVHVLTSPVFFEKEDFEIFDYLKKTYPENFHFEYAANVIIVWPDIGGINNHVKLCVIDESYFSIGGTNFDTTHCADGTFTPEREFEKLNIFAKLGPAGTRDQDIVGRGPIAIEIRQTLCKLFALWHHYNMTNDFEINIDRFEKNPFYFEVLEKPFIEKFEESKEKIFLEKDRMEYLFSGPYQFCNPITQSYTRLIREAKKEIKIANLYMNPVDAILEALLESVNRGVKLTIITNGLSENAPNYNSYFAWANRLSYLPLFFGEKFNFWSSNLVKNMAPKDTRIYEYHVKDILLHKKVMIVDNAIVVIGSYNLGTKSHCSDYETVMVIHSPKVASMFEEIYQIDKEKSREIHPEEAIDWYFNPLISYIGHLQKSFSGFL from the coding sequence ATGTATCTTCTATCTCTTATAATTTTGCTTTTTACATTTAATTTAGCAAAAGCTGATGAAGACAATGCGGTGATTGTGTGTAAAAATAGCCTTGAAACAGTGGAATGGGATCTTGAGTTCATTCGACATGCTCATCATTCTATTGACTTTGCCCCTTGTTTTTTTGGAGGAGAAATTGCTCGTAAGTTTTTAGCTGCAATTGAATCTAGACTTGAAGTATGTCCTGATTTACAAGTTCATGTTTTAACGTCACCTGTCTTCTTTGAGAAAGAGGATTTTGAAATTTTCGACTATCTAAAAAAAACATATCCAGAGAATTTTCATTTTGAATATGCTGCTAATGTGATCATTGTTTGGCCTGATATAGGAGGAATCAATAATCATGTCAAGTTATGTGTGATCGATGAATCCTATTTTTCAATTGGAGGAACGAATTTTGATACCACACATTGTGCCGATGGAACTTTTACTCCAGAAAGAGAATTTGAAAAATTAAATATCTTTGCAAAACTTGGGCCTGCAGGCACTCGTGATCAAGATATTGTAGGACGAGGTCCTATTGCAATAGAAATTCGACAGACATTATGTAAGCTTTTTGCTCTTTGGCATCATTATAATATGACTAATGATTTTGAGATTAACATTGATCGATTTGAAAAAAATCCATTTTACTTCGAGGTTCTTGAGAAGCCCTTTATAGAAAAATTTGAGGAATCAAAGGAAAAAATTTTTCTTGAAAAAGATCGAATGGAGTATCTCTTCAGTGGCCCCTATCAATTTTGTAATCCGATTACTCAATCCTACACTCGTTTAATCCGCGAAGCTAAAAAAGAGATCAAAATTGCAAATCTCTATATGAATCCTGTAGATGCTATTCTCGAGGCTCTCCTTGAATCAGTGAATCGGGGAGTCAAACTCACCATTATTACCAATGGGCTAAGCGAGAATGCTCCTAATTACAATAGCTATTTTGCTTGGGCGAATCGTCTTTCCTATCTTCCTTTATTTTTTGGTGAAAAATTTAATTTTTGGTCTTCTAATTTAGTCAAAAACATGGCTCCTAAAGATACGCGAATTTATGAATACCATGTCAAAGATATCCTCTTACATAAAAAAGTTATGATTGTGGACAATGCAATTGTAGTCATTGGAAGCTATAATCTTGGAACAAAGAGTCATTGTTCTGATTATGAAACGGTCATGGTAATTCATTCTCCAAAAGTTGCAAGTATGTTTGAGGAAATCTATCAAATTGATAAAGAAAAAAGTCGAGAGATTCATCCCGAGGAGGCAATTGATTGGTACTTTAATCCTCTGATTTCTTACATCGGTCATCTTCAAAAATCTTTTAGTGGATTTCTTTAA
- a CDS encoding phosphatidylserine/phosphatidylglycerophosphate/cardiolipin synthase family protein — MIKRFFSFFLVILVFFIALNLSAQEENTQVIVCDNGLEMFNWNLEFIHHAQQSIDISACFLGGEIARKLLTAIEARLELVPTIQVSILTTPILIEEDDFVIINRLKNKYPQNFRLEQASCVTILWPDVSGIDNHVKVCVIDEEYFSIGGTNLDGSQCSEGTYTPLVQRNKIFRIINDSLPAGMRDQDIVGKGPIAKELREAFCKIFSLWHYYNQTGKLEKDPEVFLDNPFYFTITHKPFVPSFHQSNQLIHVDSRQMKFLLSGPHQATNSITEEYVRLIQEAKKEIKIANLYLCPVDAIFNALLDAVNRGIKLTIITNGMSEISPDYAKYFCWANRLSYLPLFQGEKFNFWHYWSVKDQKPKNTRIYEYHVKDVLLHKKILIIDEDIFALGSYNLGLKSHLSDYEALMVIHSSEVVKAINRVYTRDLEHSLEVSYQEAVDWYFNPSTAYLGSIQKRFSGLI, encoded by the coding sequence ATGATAAAACGTTTTTTTTCTTTTTTTCTTGTCATACTTGTTTTTTTTATCGCATTGAATCTCTCAGCCCAAGAAGAGAATACCCAGGTAATTGTTTGCGATAATGGTCTTGAAATGTTTAATTGGAATCTTGAGTTTATTCATCATGCACAACAATCGATTGATATTTCAGCTTGTTTTTTAGGAGGAGAAATTGCACGTAAATTATTAACAGCTATTGAAGCACGTTTAGAATTGGTTCCAACAATTCAAGTGAGTATTCTAACTACCCCTATCCTTATTGAAGAAGATGATTTTGTGATTATCAATCGCTTAAAAAATAAGTATCCCCAAAATTTTCGCCTTGAACAGGCTTCTTGTGTGACAATTCTATGGCCGGATGTGAGTGGAATTGATAATCATGTGAAAGTGTGTGTCATCGATGAAGAATATTTTTCGATTGGAGGCACGAATCTTGATGGATCGCAGTGTTCAGAGGGGACTTATACCCCCTTGGTACAACGTAATAAAATTTTTAGAATCATTAATGATAGCCTACCTGCTGGCATGAGGGATCAAGATATTGTAGGAAAGGGACCTATTGCAAAAGAACTTCGCGAAGCATTTTGTAAAATTTTTTCCTTATGGCATTACTATAATCAAACTGGTAAACTAGAAAAGGATCCAGAGGTTTTTTTGGATAATCCTTTTTATTTTACAATTACTCATAAACCTTTTGTCCCCTCTTTTCACCAGTCTAATCAATTGATTCATGTAGATAGTCGTCAGATGAAGTTTTTATTGAGTGGTCCACACCAAGCCACAAATTCCATTACTGAAGAATACGTGCGGTTGATTCAAGAAGCGAAAAAAGAGATCAAGATTGCGAATCTTTATTTGTGTCCAGTTGATGCGATTTTTAATGCACTGCTAGATGCAGTGAATCGAGGAATCAAGCTAACAATCATTACTAATGGGATGAGTGAGATCTCTCCTGATTATGCAAAGTATTTTTGTTGGGCAAATCGTCTTTCCTATCTTCCTTTGTTTCAAGGTGAAAAATTCAATTTTTGGCATTATTGGTCTGTAAAAGATCAAAAACCTAAAAATACACGCATTTATGAATATCACGTAAAAGATGTTCTTTTGCATAAAAAAATCCTGATTATCGATGAGGATATATTTGCTCTTGGCAGCTATAACTTAGGCTTGAAAAGCCATCTTTCAGACTATGAAGCTTTGATGGTCATCCATTCTTCAGAAGTAGTGAAGGCAATTAATCGAGTCTATACGCGTGATCTTGAACATAGTCTTGAAGTTTCATATCAAGAAGCTGTTGATTGGTATTTTAATCCATCAACAGCCTATCTAGGTTCCATTCAGAAACGTTTTAGTGGATTAATCTAA
- a CDS encoding lipoate--protein ligase family protein translates to MHWRCLDTGIRNAAANMALDSALLADAEYEREATLHFYEWEREAATFGYFIDPKKFLNLEEIVNKKIDLAKRPTGGGIIFHNCDLAFSIIVPASHPAFSNNSLENYAFVNRRVVEIITSMTDLSTHLFVENLEPFDNDCKSFCMAMPTKYDVMIQGKKVGGAAQRKTKYGYLHQGSIAIGSPSEGDLCQVLNQKTKVFDAIRANSFSFLGENWTRKELEEIRSELRIHLKKRFMAEDL, encoded by the coding sequence ATGCATTGGAGATGCTTAGATACTGGGATTCGTAATGCAGCTGCAAATATGGCTTTAGATTCTGCTTTGCTTGCAGATGCAGAATATGAGAGAGAAGCTACTCTTCATTTCTACGAATGGGAGAGAGAAGCAGCAACTTTTGGATATTTTATAGATCCTAAGAAATTTTTAAATCTCGAAGAGATTGTCAACAAAAAGATTGATTTAGCTAAACGTCCGACAGGGGGAGGGATTATATTTCACAATTGCGATTTGGCATTTTCAATTATTGTACCAGCTTCTCATCCAGCTTTTTCTAATAATTCTCTTGAAAATTATGCCTTTGTAAATAGACGTGTGGTTGAAATTATTACTTCTATGACTGACCTTTCTACTCATCTTTTTGTTGAAAACTTAGAGCCTTTTGATAATGATTGTAAGAGTTTTTGTATGGCTATGCCGACAAAATATGATGTCATGATTCAAGGTAAAAAAGTCGGTGGTGCAGCACAAAGAAAAACGAAATATGGTTATTTGCATCAAGGTTCAATCGCGATCGGATCTCCTTCTGAAGGAGATCTATGTCAAGTCTTAAATCAAAAAACTAAGGTATTTGATGCTATCCGAGCCAATAGTTTTTCATTTCTTGGTGAAAATTGGACGCGTAAAGAATTAGAAGAAATACGTAGTGAATTGCGTATTCATCTTAAAAAAAGATTTATGGCTGAAGATTTATGA
- a CDS encoding ATP-dependent Clp protease ATP-binding subunit, which translates to MFDKFTNRAKQVIKLAKKEAQRLNHNYLGTEHILLGLLKLGQGVAVNVLRNLGLEFEIVRREVERLVGYGPEIQVYGDPALTGRVKKVFDFANEEASSLSHNYVGTEHLLLGLLCQSDSVAAQVLENLNIDLQEVRKEVLKELETFNLQLPPVNPSGGVAKMKDKGTDKLPALRAYGYDLTEMSREHKLDPVIGRDQETERLILILCRRRKNNPVLIGEAGVGKTAIVEGLAQRIVRGEVPDNLKKKKLISLDLALMIAGTKYRGQFEERIKAVMDEIKKHGNILLFIDELHTIVGAGAAEGAIDASNILKPALSRGELQCIGATTLDEYRKHIDKDAALERRFQKIIVQPPSVEDTIEILNGVKKQYEDHHNVAISNEAIEAAAILSDRYIYGRFLPDKAIDLLDEAGARMRIATMNQPSDISSIEGEIEETRSAKEKAISTQEYEKAARLRDQEKKLREKLQMIRSEWENHKEEHQIPVDEEAVAQVIASQTGIPITQLTEEETQKLLKMEEILRLQIIGQDEAVGIVCRAIRRGRAGIKDPNRPTGSFLFLGPTGVGKTHFARLLATLMYGGEDALIQVDMSEYMEKFAISRMTGSPPGYVGHEEGGQLTERVRQRPYSVILFDEIEKAHPDVMDLLLQILEEGRLTDSFGRKIDFRHAVVIMTSNLGADLIRHSTEIGFSAKTSGYDYKTIQEKIEKAMKKHLKPEFLNRIDGTVIFRPLDEKALGQIVHLEIEKVEKRLAKHQIHLELTEDAIHLLVKLDNSPEMGARPIRRIIEQHIEDPLAEKLIRNPGESHRYLVKVKDEKLVFEEIELLKKEKMGATS; encoded by the coding sequence ATGTTTGATAAGTTCACTAATCGTGCAAAACAAGTTATAAAACTAGCAAAAAAAGAGGCTCAAAGGCTCAATCATAATTACTTAGGTACAGAGCATATTCTACTAGGTTTACTAAAACTTGGTCAAGGTGTGGCTGTAAATGTCCTGCGTAATCTAGGACTAGAATTTGAAATCGTACGTAGAGAAGTTGAGCGTCTTGTTGGTTATGGCCCAGAAATTCAGGTCTATGGAGATCCAGCTTTAACTGGTCGTGTTAAAAAAGTTTTTGATTTTGCAAACGAAGAAGCTTCTAGTCTCAGTCATAACTATGTTGGGACTGAACATCTCTTACTTGGTCTACTCTGTCAATCAGATAGTGTCGCAGCGCAGGTATTAGAAAATCTCAATATTGACTTACAAGAGGTCCGAAAAGAGGTCTTGAAAGAGCTTGAAACTTTTAACCTACAACTCCCTCCTGTTAATCCATCAGGTGGTGTGGCAAAAATGAAGGATAAGGGCACAGACAAACTACCTGCACTAAGAGCGTATGGTTATGATCTCACTGAAATGAGTCGAGAGCATAAGCTTGATCCAGTGATTGGGCGCGATCAAGAAACTGAGCGTTTGATTTTAATTCTCTGTCGACGTCGAAAAAATAATCCTGTGCTCATTGGAGAAGCGGGCGTAGGAAAAACAGCTATTGTTGAAGGGCTTGCTCAACGCATTGTACGTGGAGAAGTTCCCGATAATTTAAAAAAGAAGAAACTCATTAGCCTTGATCTTGCTCTAATGATTGCAGGAACTAAATACCGTGGGCAATTTGAAGAACGTATTAAAGCTGTCATGGATGAAATTAAAAAACACGGTAATATTCTCCTGTTTATTGACGAACTACATACCATTGTTGGAGCAGGAGCAGCTGAAGGGGCAATTGATGCCTCAAATATTCTTAAACCGGCACTTTCAAGAGGTGAGCTACAATGCATAGGTGCTACAACTCTTGATGAATATCGTAAACATATTGATAAAGATGCAGCTCTTGAACGCCGTTTTCAAAAAATTATTGTTCAGCCTCCTAGTGTAGAAGATACAATTGAAATCTTAAATGGTGTAAAAAAACAGTATGAAGATCATCACAATGTCGCTATTTCAAATGAAGCTATAGAAGCCGCTGCTATTCTTTCAGATCGTTATATTTATGGACGATTTCTTCCTGATAAAGCGATTGATCTGCTTGATGAAGCTGGTGCACGCATGCGTATTGCGACTATGAATCAACCTTCTGATATCTCATCTATTGAAGGTGAAATAGAAGAAACCCGGTCTGCTAAAGAAAAAGCGATCAGCACTCAAGAGTATGAAAAAGCTGCTCGTCTTCGAGATCAAGAGAAAAAGCTCCGGGAAAAACTTCAAATGATTCGTAGCGAATGGGAAAATCATAAGGAAGAACATCAAATTCCTGTAGACGAAGAAGCTGTTGCACAGGTGATAGCCTCTCAAACTGGGATTCCAATTACTCAGCTGACAGAGGAAGAGACTCAAAAATTACTAAAAATGGAAGAAATTCTGCGCCTACAAATCATTGGTCAAGATGAAGCTGTTGGGATTGTCTGTAGAGCGATTCGCAGAGGGCGAGCTGGGATTAAAGATCCAAATCGTCCAACAGGTTCTTTTCTTTTCTTAGGTCCAACAGGTGTAGGAAAAACCCATTTTGCACGTCTTCTTGCTACTCTTATGTATGGTGGAGAAGATGCTCTTATTCAAGTTGATATGTCAGAATACATGGAAAAATTTGCAATCAGCAGAATGACTGGATCTCCTCCTGGATATGTAGGACATGAGGAAGGAGGACAGTTAACTGAACGTGTACGCCAACGTCCTTATTCTGTGATCCTTTTCGATGAAATTGAAAAAGCCCATCCGGATGTCATGGATCTGCTTTTACAAATCCTAGAAGAAGGAAGGCTAACGGATTCATTTGGACGTAAAATCGATTTTCGTCATGCAGTTGTGATTATGACTTCGAATCTTGGTGCTGATCTAATCCGTCATTCAACAGAGATTGGATTTAGTGCCAAAACTAGTGGTTACGATTATAAAACGATCCAAGAGAAAATTGAAAAAGCAATGAAAAAACACTTAAAACCTGAATTTTTGAACCGGATTGATGGGACAGTCATTTTCCGTCCGCTAGATGAAAAAGCGCTCGGACAAATTGTACATCTTGAGATTGAAAAAGTAGAAAAACGTCTTGCTAAACATCAAATTCATTTAGAACTGACAGAAGATGCGATTCATCTTCTTGTTAAGCTTGACAATTCTCCTGAGATGGGTGCTCGACCAATTAGAAGAATTATTGAGCAACACATTGAAGATCCTCTTGCTGAGAAACTCATTCGTAATCCAGGAGAATCTCACCGTTATCTAGTCAAAGTAAAAGATGAAAAACTAGTTTTTGAAGAAATAGAACTCCTTAAAAAAGAAAAAATGGGAGCTACAAGCTAA
- the mnmA gene encoding tRNA 2-thiouridine(34) synthase MnmA, whose amino-acid sequence MKTVVIGMSGGVDSSVAALILKEQGYQVIGLFMKNWEEEKCSAEDDFKDVVCVCDQLKIPCYPVNFSQSYWDNVFSSCLKNYAIGDTPNPDVLCNREIKFKIFLDKAIEIGADFLATGHYCRREMINQEWCLIRGADQEKDQSYFLYTLKTSLLEKILFPIGEMKKNIVRKYAESAGLVTAQKPDSQGICFIGKRNFKKFLSNFIPSQRGNLERLNGTVVGQHDGIAFYTIGQRRGLNIGGKGKAWYVVGKDPSRNVIFVEQGENHPTLYRTKLTIHDLNWVGSPPSLPLYCTAKVRYRSPDTPCTVFDGNQVVFDQPQKAVTPGQSIVFYQGHICLGGGIINSF is encoded by the coding sequence ATGAAAACTGTCGTTATAGGCATGTCTGGCGGAGTGGATTCTTCAGTAGCAGCGCTTATCTTAAAAGAACAGGGTTATCAAGTCATTGGACTTTTTATGAAAAACTGGGAAGAAGAAAAATGTTCTGCAGAGGATGATTTTAAGGATGTAGTGTGTGTCTGTGATCAGTTAAAAATTCCATGTTATCCAGTGAATTTTTCTCAGTCATATTGGGATAATGTTTTCTCCTCTTGTCTAAAGAATTATGCTATTGGTGATACTCCTAATCCCGATGTTTTATGTAATCGTGAGATTAAATTTAAAATTTTTTTAGATAAAGCAATAGAAATAGGAGCAGATTTTCTTGCAACAGGGCATTATTGTAGAAGAGAAATGATCAATCAAGAATGGTGTTTAATACGAGGTGCAGATCAAGAAAAAGATCAAAGTTATTTTCTCTATACACTTAAAACGTCTCTTTTAGAAAAAATTTTATTTCCGATTGGAGAAATGAAAAAAAATATAGTAAGAAAATATGCAGAATCTGCAGGATTAGTAACAGCTCAAAAACCTGATAGTCAAGGGATTTGCTTTATTGGGAAGCGAAATTTCAAAAAATTTCTTTCAAATTTTATTCCTAGTCAGAGAGGAAATTTAGAACGACTCAATGGAACAGTTGTGGGGCAACATGATGGCATTGCCTTCTATACTATTGGACAACGACGAGGATTGAATATTGGCGGCAAGGGTAAGGCATGGTATGTTGTTGGAAAGGATCCTAGCCGTAATGTCATCTTTGTCGAACAGGGAGAAAATCACCCGACTCTTTACCGTACTAAACTTACGATTCACGATTTGAATTGGGTGGGGAGTCCCCCTTCTCTTCCTTTGTACTGCACTGCAAAGGTAAGATACCGCAGTCCTGATACCCCTTGTACTGTTTTCGATGGAAATCAAGTGGTTTTTGATCAACCTCAAAAAGCAGTCACTCCTGGACAATCCATTGTATTTTACCAAGGTCACATTTGTCTTGGAGGGGGGATAATCAATTCATTTTGA
- a CDS encoding PTS sugar transporter subunit IIA encodes MDLKIRDVADLLNISETTVRRWLVDGKIPAYCINRQYRFSRSEIEDWLIQHKLEEHFEETQEEHLQKGNMQFSLYRALYRGEVLNDVLGKSKLEVVKNTMKYMGERFDLDPDVLTDLFMDRENMMSTALGHGIAIPHTRDFLLDTHYDVIIVVYPKHLIEYGALDTQPIHTLFFLFASEDRHHLNLLAKIAHINANEKTRAFFSTKPSKPRLLEFVKHWENSLNS; translated from the coding sequence ATGGATTTAAAAATTCGAGATGTAGCTGATTTATTGAATATTTCTGAAACAACAGTAAGACGGTGGTTAGTGGATGGCAAAATTCCTGCTTATTGTATTAATCGGCAATACCGTTTTAGTCGCTCTGAAATTGAAGATTGGTTAATTCAACATAAATTAGAAGAGCATTTCGAAGAGACACAAGAAGAACATCTTCAAAAAGGAAATATGCAATTTAGCCTTTATCGTGCTCTTTATAGAGGCGAGGTATTAAATGATGTCTTGGGAAAAAGTAAATTAGAGGTAGTGAAAAATACGATGAAATATATGGGGGAACGATTTGATCTTGATCCCGATGTATTAACAGATCTTTTTATGGATCGAGAGAACATGATGTCAACAGCTCTTGGTCATGGGATTGCCATTCCTCATACCCGAGATTTTCTTTTGGATACTCATTACGATGTCATCATAGTTGTTTATCCAAAACATTTAATTGAATATGGTGCTCTTGATACCCAACCTATTCATACGCTTTTTTTTCTCTTTGCCAGTGAAGATCGCCACCATCTGAATTTACTTGCAAAAATTGCTCATATTAACGCGAATGAGAAAACTCGAGCCTTTTTTTCCACAAAGCCTTCTAAACCACGTCTTTTAGAATTTGTTAAACATTGGGAAAATTCATTAAATAGCTAG